One genomic segment of Gemmatimonas aurantiaca includes these proteins:
- a CDS encoding ATP-binding cassette domain-containing protein, whose amino-acid sequence MALISLQGATIAFGGPPVLDGANFAIERGERVCLLGRNGAGKSTFMQVLDGTLAPDDGLVVRQGGVTVARLEQDVPRTLSGSIFDVVASGLGERGRLLTAFHAASVRVSTDHSDAALAELDRRHRQIDAADGWQLHRRVETVLQHLQLDADALIEHASGGRTRQTLLARALVSAPDVLLLDEPTNHLDIDAIEWMETYLIAQGITLVFVTHDRAFLRRVATRVVELDRGQLADFGTSYETYLERKDAMLHAESKAWEDFDRRLAQEEVWIRTGIQARRTRNEGRVRALEAMRVDRATRRERVGTTRAQVQEADRSGRLVIETQGLTFSHGDRPIVRDLTTTIMRGDRVGLIGPNGSGKTTLIRLLLGELAPDAGVVRHGTNLEIAYFDQLREQLDPEQTVFESIGEGSEWVQIGNERRHVHGYLQDFLFSPDRARTPIRALSGGERNRLLLARLFTKRFNVLVLDEPTNDLDMETLDVLESLLLGFGGTLLLVSHDRAFLDAVVTSTLVFEGRGEVHEYVGGYSDWIRQRPVPAEAVLAPARASEAAPARPSAAPVKEKRRKLSFKESAELDGLPDRIAAAEEERDGCYAQLADPMVLRDGARVVALQARAAQLDEEVLAMMERWEVLEALR is encoded by the coding sequence ATGGCGCTGATCTCGCTGCAGGGCGCCACGATCGCGTTTGGCGGACCGCCGGTGCTCGATGGCGCGAACTTCGCCATCGAACGCGGGGAGCGGGTGTGTCTGCTGGGACGCAACGGCGCCGGCAAGAGCACGTTCATGCAGGTGCTCGACGGCACGCTCGCTCCCGACGATGGCCTCGTGGTCCGGCAGGGCGGGGTCACCGTGGCCCGTCTCGAACAGGATGTGCCACGTACGCTCTCCGGCTCGATTTTCGATGTGGTGGCATCGGGGCTCGGAGAGCGCGGACGTTTGCTCACGGCGTTTCACGCGGCCTCGGTGCGGGTGAGCACCGATCACTCCGACGCCGCGCTGGCGGAACTCGATCGCCGTCACCGGCAGATCGATGCCGCCGATGGTTGGCAACTGCATCGACGGGTGGAGACCGTGTTGCAGCATCTGCAGCTCGATGCCGACGCGCTCATCGAGCACGCATCCGGTGGACGCACCCGGCAGACGCTGCTGGCCCGTGCCCTCGTCAGTGCGCCCGATGTGCTGCTGCTGGACGAACCCACCAACCATCTCGATATCGATGCCATCGAGTGGATGGAGACGTATCTCATCGCGCAGGGCATCACGCTGGTGTTCGTCACGCACGATCGCGCCTTCCTGCGTCGTGTGGCCACGCGCGTGGTGGAACTCGATCGCGGCCAGCTCGCGGATTTTGGCACGAGCTACGAGACCTATCTCGAGCGCAAGGACGCGATGCTCCACGCCGAATCGAAAGCGTGGGAGGACTTCGATCGTCGCCTGGCGCAGGAAGAGGTGTGGATCCGAACGGGTATCCAGGCACGTCGTACGCGCAATGAAGGCCGCGTGCGCGCGCTCGAGGCGATGCGCGTGGATCGCGCGACCCGACGGGAACGCGTTGGTACTACGCGCGCGCAGGTGCAGGAAGCCGATCGCTCCGGACGTCTCGTCATCGAAACGCAGGGGCTGACTTTTTCGCATGGCGACCGTCCCATCGTGCGCGATCTCACCACCACGATCATGCGCGGCGATCGGGTGGGACTCATCGGACCCAATGGCTCGGGGAAGACCACGCTCATCCGGTTGCTGCTCGGCGAACTCGCTCCGGATGCCGGCGTGGTGCGGCACGGCACCAATCTCGAGATCGCGTACTTCGATCAGTTGCGTGAACAGCTCGATCCCGAGCAGACGGTCTTCGAAAGCATCGGCGAAGGCAGTGAATGGGTGCAGATCGGCAACGAGCGCCGGCATGTGCACGGCTATCTGCAGGATTTCCTGTTCTCACCGGATCGTGCGCGCACGCCCATTCGCGCCCTGAGTGGCGGTGAACGCAATCGGTTGCTGCTGGCGCGGCTGTTCACGAAACGGTTCAACGTGCTCGTGCTCGACGAACCCACCAACGATCTCGACATGGAGACGCTGGACGTGCTCGAGTCGCTGTTGCTGGGGTTCGGTGGCACGCTGCTGCTGGTGTCGCACGACCGTGCCTTTCTCGATGCCGTGGTGACGAGCACCCTGGTGTTCGAAGGACGGGGAGAGGTGCACGAGTACGTCGGTGGGTACTCCGACTGGATCCGTCAGCGTCCGGTGCCCGCGGAGGCGGTGCTGGCGCCCGCCCGCGCATCGGAAGCCGCCCCGGCACGGCCATCCGCCGCACCAGTCAAAGAGAAGAGGCGCAAACTCTCATTCAAGGAGTCCGCCGAACTCGATGGACTTCCCGACCGGATCGCCGCCGCCGAGGAGGAGCGTGACGGGTGTTATGCGCAACTGGCCGATCCAATGGTCCTGCGCGATGGTGCGCGCGTGGTGGCGTTGCAGGCGCGGGCGGCGCAGTTAGACGAGGAGGTGCTGGCGATGATGGAGCGGTGGGAGGTGTTGGAAGCGCTGCGGTGA
- a CDS encoding DCC1-like thiol-disulfide oxidoreductase family protein, producing MSVAEPRPLGASLPRQAPILLYDGECGVCAASVQFVLRHERALASAAHRLYFAPLRGEVASRLRKEHPTLAGVDSVIWVTGILGHSPAILVRSDAVLAVLRYLGGPWRWLAAAGRIVPRGFRDTLYGMIARRRYRLAPRRCLLPSAIGPSRFLD from the coding sequence ATGTCCGTCGCCGAGCCGCGACCCCTCGGGGCTTCACTGCCGCGGCAGGCCCCGATCCTGCTCTATGACGGTGAATGTGGAGTCTGCGCCGCGAGTGTACAGTTCGTGTTGCGGCACGAACGGGCTTTGGCATCCGCGGCGCACCGTCTGTATTTCGCCCCGTTGCGGGGAGAGGTCGCGAGCAGGCTCCGGAAGGAGCACCCGACGCTGGCCGGTGTCGATTCCGTCATCTGGGTGACCGGTATTTTGGGCCACTCTCCCGCGATCCTCGTCCGGAGTGATGCGGTGCTCGCGGTGCTGCGTTATCTGGGTGGCCCCTGGCGCTGGCTCGCGGCGGCAGGGCGTATCGTCCCCCGCGGGTTTCGCGATACCCTCTACGGGATGATCGCCCGCCGGCGTTACCGGCTGGCCCCGCGCAGGTGTCTGCTGCCGTCGGCGATCGGCCCCTCGCGCTTTCTGGATTGA
- a CDS encoding amidase, which yields MTLPLPEYDQLDGLAMADLVHRREITPTELAEAALARMAARNPALNAIVRPLEAMAREMAQALEAALKASPDHHAPFVGVPMVIKDMLANIANVPTSFGNHRLQQIVAPDDSELVARYRRAGAVFIGKSNTPEFGLTPFTESEALGPAHNPWDTGKTTGGSSGGSGAAVAARIVPIGHGGDGGGSIRIPASCNGVFGLKPSRGRMPTGPVFGDSWRGFVQEHVLTISVRDSAAMLDATAGEDIGTPVACPRQERPYLDEVQRDPEPLRIAVTTTPFFGKDVHPDCIAALDDAATLLSSLGHHVERAEPVVNGAALARAFLTIVAGECRADIAWLGQQLGRRPRMDDVEVSTWALGLVGRSLSAGDYASAARELQMAGRVVGRFHERYDLLLTPTLAAPPFTIGALQPTALERAALSVIGRFGLGNALRAAGMLDDIVDKVYAFMPYTALFNVTGQPAMSVPLYWNATGLPIGTQMVARFGDEATLFQVAGQLERARPWAARVPF from the coding sequence ATGACGCTTCCATTGCCCGAATACGACCAGCTCGATGGTCTCGCCATGGCGGACCTCGTGCACCGGAGGGAGATCACGCCCACGGAGCTGGCCGAGGCGGCGCTCGCCCGCATGGCCGCCCGCAATCCGGCGCTCAATGCCATCGTGCGTCCGCTCGAGGCGATGGCCCGTGAGATGGCGCAGGCACTGGAGGCCGCGCTGAAAGCATCACCCGATCATCACGCGCCGTTCGTCGGTGTGCCGATGGTCATCAAAGACATGCTCGCCAACATCGCGAACGTGCCCACCAGCTTCGGCAACCATCGCCTGCAGCAGATCGTGGCGCCGGATGACAGCGAACTCGTCGCGCGGTACCGACGGGCCGGCGCGGTGTTCATCGGCAAGTCCAACACACCGGAGTTCGGACTCACGCCATTCACGGAGAGCGAAGCGTTGGGGCCGGCGCACAATCCCTGGGACACCGGCAAGACCACGGGCGGATCGAGCGGGGGTTCGGGGGCGGCTGTCGCCGCGCGCATCGTCCCGATCGGTCATGGTGGTGATGGCGGCGGCTCCATCCGCATCCCGGCATCATGCAACGGCGTCTTCGGTCTCAAACCGAGTCGTGGTCGCATGCCCACCGGCCCGGTGTTCGGCGATTCGTGGCGGGGGTTCGTGCAGGAGCATGTGCTCACCATCAGCGTGCGCGATTCGGCGGCGATGCTCGACGCCACTGCCGGTGAGGACATCGGCACACCGGTGGCCTGTCCGCGGCAGGAGCGCCCCTATCTCGACGAAGTGCAACGTGACCCGGAGCCCCTGCGTATCGCGGTGACCACCACGCCATTCTTCGGCAAGGATGTGCATCCCGATTGCATCGCGGCGCTCGACGATGCCGCGACGCTGCTGTCGTCGCTGGGGCATCATGTCGAGCGCGCGGAGCCCGTGGTGAACGGCGCGGCGCTGGCGCGTGCGTTCCTCACCATCGTGGCCGGTGAATGCCGCGCCGATATCGCATGGCTTGGCCAGCAACTCGGCCGCCGTCCGCGCATGGATGACGTGGAGGTCTCCACCTGGGCACTCGGCCTCGTGGGCCGCTCCCTCAGCGCGGGCGACTATGCGAGCGCCGCGCGTGAACTGCAGATGGCCGGTCGCGTCGTCGGTCGTTTTCACGAACGGTACGATCTGCTGCTCACGCCCACACTGGCCGCACCGCCCTTCACCATCGGCGCGCTGCAACCCACGGCGCTGGAACGGGCCGCGTTGAGTGTGATCGGTCGTTTCGGACTGGGCAATGCATTGCGTGCCGCCGGCATGCTGGACGACATCGTCGACAAGGTCTACGCATTCATGCCCTACACGGCGCTGTTCAATGTCACGGGTCAGCCGGCGATGTCGGTGCCGCTGTACTGGAATGCGACGGGGCTGCCCATCGGCACGCAGATGGTTGCGCGGTTCGGCGATGAAGCCACCCTGTTTCAGGTGGCCGGTCAGTTGGAACGCGCGAGACCGTGGGCCGCGCGCGTTCCGTTCTGA
- a CDS encoding M20/M25/M40 family metallo-hydrolase: MSSHLPMLSRSRVARITPLMAACLLSIPVCATGAQSGASTAAVPAVLPTASIVIDSADPVAVMVSQLDLAKYKATIKGLAQFGDRRQGTKRNRDAVDWIEAQLRSYGCTNTERITYEYNPPAPQPRPANTGGAGNAANRPPAALTAVGGGRPRGIRTRTGVNNDSLRQPDARLRALNAEPSTPGRRQEVYCTKVGTTRPDEMYIVGGHMDGIGWGEAVNDDASGTAIVMELARIFSDPRVQTERSVRFILWNNEETGLNGAHAYVDQRARLQGIEEPKGSGKYPEPRWLGMIQHDMMMFDHGMPKADGTIPKDQRPEADVNIEFQANSKMAKQSAELAWALHGANTKYATDYPAQVGPHMTNTDSGPFQDLVASVSMRENERGTQIGSGWDPHWHQPTDLFITFSDADFRLGLNAAQTTLGAVAKLVGAMVRK, translated from the coding sequence ATGTCTTCCCACCTGCCCATGCTTTCCCGTTCCCGCGTGGCCCGCATCACCCCATTGATGGCGGCCTGCCTGCTTTCCATTCCGGTGTGCGCCACCGGCGCGCAGTCGGGGGCGTCGACCGCCGCGGTTCCGGCGGTACTGCCCACCGCGTCCATCGTGATCGACTCCGCCGACCCGGTGGCGGTGATGGTCTCCCAACTCGATCTCGCGAAATACAAGGCCACCATCAAAGGCCTCGCGCAGTTCGGTGACCGCCGCCAGGGCACCAAGCGCAATCGTGATGCGGTGGACTGGATCGAAGCCCAGCTCAGGAGCTACGGCTGTACGAACACGGAGCGTATCACGTACGAATACAATCCGCCGGCGCCGCAGCCGCGTCCTGCGAATACCGGCGGTGCCGGCAACGCGGCGAATCGTCCGCCTGCCGCTCTCACGGCCGTTGGTGGTGGCCGGCCGCGTGGCATCCGGACACGTACGGGCGTGAACAACGATTCATTGCGGCAGCCCGATGCCCGTCTTCGCGCGCTGAATGCGGAGCCCAGCACGCCGGGCAGGCGCCAGGAGGTGTACTGCACGAAAGTCGGCACGACACGTCCCGACGAGATGTACATCGTCGGTGGGCACATGGACGGCATCGGATGGGGAGAAGCCGTCAATGACGATGCATCGGGCACGGCCATCGTCATGGAGCTGGCGCGCATCTTCAGTGATCCGCGTGTGCAGACCGAACGATCGGTGCGCTTCATCCTCTGGAACAACGAGGAGACGGGCCTCAACGGTGCGCATGCCTACGTCGATCAGCGCGCACGTCTGCAGGGCATCGAAGAACCGAAGGGTTCAGGGAAGTATCCCGAGCCCCGCTGGCTCGGCATGATCCAGCACGACATGATGATGTTCGATCATGGCATGCCGAAGGCCGATGGCACCATCCCGAAGGATCAGCGTCCCGAAGCCGACGTGAACATCGAGTTCCAGGCCAACTCGAAGATGGCGAAGCAATCGGCCGAGCTGGCGTGGGCGCTGCATGGAGCGAATACGAAATACGCGACCGACTATCCCGCGCAGGTGGGGCCGCACATGACCAACACCGACTCGGGTCCATTTCAGGATCTCGTGGCGTCGGTGAGCATGCGGGAGAACGAACGCGGCACGCAGATCGGCAGCGGATGGGATCCCCACTGGCATCAGCCCACCGATCTGTTCATCACCTTCAGTGACGCCGATTTCCGGCTGGGACTGAATGCCGCGCAGACCACGCTGGGCGCGGTGGCGAAGTTGGTGGGGGCGATGGTGCGGAAGTGA
- a CDS encoding DUF4097 family beta strand repeat-containing protein yields the protein MSPSLRNNPQRPRGLRPTSWPNTGLMTGAVSAVFLTFTSPLQAQTERQTLSGERVALYNLAGEVRIERGRGRGRTVEFEITRRGADARRLRIETGTVRGIPTLRVIYPDDDIVYSPASERNRGATDSRINDDGTWGGDNGWRGGRRVRIRSRGDGMEAWADIRVLVPDGQKFNAHLLVGELKAIDVDATLSLDAASARITAEQVRGNLDIDTGSGGIVVRDARVSTLRLDTGSGGVTLDGVTAEDCSIETGSGGVSGSAANCQRLDIDVGSGGVRLEDATAETITVDAGSGSVSLGLRRSPRSAAIESGSGGVTLNLPADFSATVDIETGSGGISSDFEIRTSRFARREIHGTIGDGRGRLRVESGSGSVRLRRAP from the coding sequence ATGAGTCCTTCCCTGCGAAACAACCCGCAGCGTCCGCGTGGTCTTCGTCCGACGTCGTGGCCGAACACCGGCCTCATGACCGGGGCCGTGAGTGCGGTCTTCCTGACGTTCACCAGTCCCCTCCAGGCACAGACCGAACGCCAGACGCTCAGCGGCGAGCGCGTGGCCCTGTACAATCTGGCGGGCGAAGTGCGCATCGAACGTGGACGTGGACGTGGACGCACCGTGGAATTCGAGATCACCCGCCGCGGCGCCGATGCACGCCGGCTGCGCATCGAAACCGGTACGGTGCGTGGCATCCCCACGCTGCGCGTCATCTATCCCGACGACGACATCGTCTACAGCCCCGCGTCGGAGCGCAACCGGGGCGCCACCGACAGCCGCATCAACGACGATGGTACCTGGGGTGGCGACAACGGCTGGCGCGGCGGACGACGCGTGCGCATCCGTTCGCGTGGTGATGGCATGGAAGCATGGGCCGACATCCGCGTGCTCGTGCCGGATGGGCAGAAGTTCAACGCCCATCTGCTGGTGGGTGAACTCAAGGCGATCGACGTCGACGCCACCCTCTCGCTCGATGCGGCCTCGGCGCGCATCACCGCCGAACAGGTGCGCGGCAATCTGGATATCGATACGGGATCCGGCGGTATCGTCGTGCGCGACGCCCGGGTATCGACGCTGCGTCTCGATACCGGTTCCGGTGGGGTCACCCTCGATGGCGTCACGGCCGAGGATTGCTCCATCGAGACGGGATCGGGTGGGGTGAGCGGCAGCGCCGCCAACTGTCAGCGTCTCGACATCGACGTGGGATCGGGCGGCGTGCGTCTCGAGGACGCCACCGCGGAAACCATCACCGTCGACGCCGGCAGTGGCAGTGTCTCTCTGGGCTTGCGTCGTTCACCACGTTCGGCCGCGATCGAATCGGGATCCGGTGGTGTCACTCTGAATCTGCCGGCCGACTTCAGTGCGACGGTGGACATCGAAACCGGCAGCGGTGGGATCAGCTCCGATTTCGAGATCAGGACCAGCCGTTTCGCGCGTCGCGAAATACACGGCACGATCGGTGATGGGCGCGGTCGCCTGCGTGTGGAAAGTGGTTCGGGATCGGTGCGCCTCAGACGGGCGCCCTGA
- a CDS encoding MATE family efflux transporter, with translation MRDLTHGSIPRHLLRLALPMAAGMIFQTLYFLVDLWFVARLGDAAVAGVGAAGNVQYIVMALTQVLGVGTMALISHAVGRKDRDDANLIFNQSVVWAGVCALITLVGGYALCERYMNTVGADAATHAAGVTYLRWFIPGLALQFALVSMGSALRGTGIVKPMMVVQMLTVILNIVLAPVLIAGWGTGRALGVAGAGLSSTIAIAAGVMLLLGYFFRLEHYVYFQRALLGVRWDVVRRMLKIGVPPGGEFALMFVFTAVNYYVIRDFGAAAQAGYGIGSRVMQSIFLPAMAIAFSAAPLAGQNMGAGHLDRVRETFRSAVIMGGGLMTVLALLCQWRPDLLVKGFTPEAEVIAVAAEFLRIISWNFVATGLIFTCSGMFQALGNTMPSLFSSASRLVTFALPALWLARQSSFRLAHLWWLSVGTMVLQAAFVFWLLHRELDKRAAVRSEPAVA, from the coding sequence GTGCGCGACCTCACTCACGGCTCCATCCCCAGACATCTGCTGCGCCTCGCCCTCCCCATGGCGGCGGGGATGATCTTCCAGACGCTGTACTTCCTGGTCGACCTGTGGTTCGTCGCCAGGCTCGGCGACGCCGCGGTGGCCGGCGTGGGAGCGGCGGGCAATGTGCAGTACATCGTCATGGCGCTCACCCAGGTGCTCGGTGTGGGGACGATGGCGTTGATCTCGCACGCCGTCGGCCGCAAGGATCGCGACGACGCCAATCTGATCTTCAATCAGAGCGTGGTGTGGGCCGGTGTGTGCGCACTCATCACACTGGTGGGCGGATACGCGCTGTGCGAACGGTACATGAACACCGTGGGCGCCGATGCGGCCACCCATGCCGCGGGCGTCACCTATCTGCGCTGGTTCATCCCCGGTCTGGCCCTGCAGTTCGCCCTGGTGTCGATGGGCTCGGCGTTGCGCGGCACCGGCATCGTCAAGCCGATGATGGTGGTGCAGATGCTCACCGTCATTCTCAACATCGTGTTGGCGCCCGTGCTCATCGCGGGGTGGGGCACCGGTCGTGCTCTCGGTGTGGCCGGTGCGGGATTGTCCAGCACGATCGCCATCGCGGCCGGTGTGATGCTGCTGCTCGGCTACTTCTTCCGACTCGAGCACTACGTGTACTTCCAGCGGGCATTGCTCGGCGTGCGCTGGGATGTCGTACGACGCATGCTGAAGATCGGCGTGCCGCCCGGTGGTGAATTCGCCCTGATGTTCGTGTTCACGGCGGTGAACTACTATGTCATTCGCGACTTCGGTGCGGCGGCGCAGGCCGGTTACGGCATCGGTTCACGGGTGATGCAGTCGATCTTCCTGCCGGCCATGGCCATCGCCTTCTCGGCGGCGCCGCTGGCCGGACAGAACATGGGCGCCGGACATCTCGATCGGGTGCGCGAAACGTTCCGGTCGGCCGTGATCATGGGTGGAGGACTCATGACGGTGCTGGCGTTGCTCTGTCAGTGGCGCCCCGACCTGCTGGTGAAGGGATTCACACCGGAAGCGGAAGTCATCGCCGTGGCCGCGGAGTTTCTGCGCATCATCTCGTGGAACTTCGTGGCAACGGGGCTGATCTTCACCTGCAGCGGCATGTTCCAGGCGCTGGGCAACACGATGCCCTCGCTGTTCAGCAGTGCGTCGCGTCTGGTGACCTTTGCGCTGCCGGCGCTGTGGCTCGCGCGTCAGTCGTCATTCCGACTCGCGCATCTGTGGTGGCTGTCGGTGGGCACGATGGTGCTGCAGGCCGCATTCGTGTTCTGGTTGCTGCACCGGGAGCTCGACAAGCGGGCCGCCGTGCGATCCGAACCGGCGGTCGCGTGA